One part of the Malus sylvestris chromosome 2, drMalSylv7.2, whole genome shotgun sequence genome encodes these proteins:
- the LOC126607335 gene encoding cellulose synthase-like protein E1 isoform X1 gives MENSKLPLHLCHVHKLSNFINRTHILVHSVALVFLFSYRASFFFQHPKTKAATLPWLLVFASEVILAFEWLLSQSFRWCAVSRTVFPERLPEDDKLPPIDVFICTADPEKEPTVVVMNTVLSAMAMDYPPEKLHVYLSDDAGAAVTLNGMREAWRFAKWWLPFCKRYGIKCTAPGAYFSAGENDGDEDGGFGGSEFVQEKKHMKEKYEVFKKRVTENARIGDTRSDSRRDHSAVVEVIQETSGDDADAIQANEAKNMPLLIYVSREKRPSQPHNFKAGALNVLLRVSGVISNSPYILGLDCDMHCNDASSARQAMCFHLDPKISPSLAFVQFPQNFHNISNNDIYDSQLRSALKVLWKGYDGLGGPCVCGTGYYIKRVSLCESSISEAGDAMKLRQCFGPSNEFIKSVRQINKPDHMLIQRNNAQPNEIQLLASCVYEDGTKWGKEVGFLYGSVVEDYFTGFHLHCKGWISVYFDPKRPQFLGSGTTNLDDFLVQGTRWSSGLVDVAISKFSPLIYGPFKTRNFLHSMCYAELALFPIFYFLSLWGFATIPQLCLLNGIPLYPQVSNTYFIVFSFIFLSSHSKHLYEVLATGLTFRHWVNEQRIWMMKSVTSHLYGSVDAFMKKLGMREASFFPTNKVDNVEQLKRYNMGVFDFQTSLLFLAPMVALVILNMASFAVGVARGIFVGELDKMFIQVFISFYVIVMNYPIIEGMLIRKDKGSIPLSVTLVSALVSLIFYFFGSIIFM, from the exons ATGGAGAATTCTAAGCTTCCTCTCCATCTCTGCCACGTCCACAAGCTTTCAAACTTCATCAACCGGACACATATCCTCGTCCACTCGGTTGCTCTAGTCTTCTTATTTTCCTATAGggcctctttcttcttccaacaCCCCAAAACCAAAGCCGCAACCCTACCGTGGCTTCTTGTCTTTGCCTCGGAAGTCATCCTTGCCTTCGAATGGCTCCTCAGCCAATCATTCCGATGGTGCGCAGTTTCGCGAACCGTGTTCCCAGAGAGGCTTCCGGAGGATGACAAGCTTCCGCCGATTGATGTGTTTATTTGCACCGCGGATCCGGAGAAGGAGCCAACCGTGGTGGTGATGAACACGGTGTTATCTGCCATGGCAATGGACTATCCACCGGAAAAGCTTCACGTGTATCTCTCTGATGACGCCGGTGCTGCCGTGACTTTGAATGGGATGAGAGAGGCTTGGAGGTTTGCAAAATGGTGGCTTCCGTTTTGTAAGAGGTATGGAATCAAGTGTACGGCTCCGGGGGCTTATTTCTCTGCAGGAGAGAATGATGGCGATGAGGATGGTGGTTTTGGGGGCAGTGAGTTCGTACAAGAGAAAAAGCATATGAAG GAGAAATACGAGGTGTTTAAGAAAAGAGTAACAGAAAATGCAAGGATTGGGGACACTAGGAGCGACAGTCGTCGAGATCACTCTGCAGTCGTCGAG GTAATACAAGAAACGTCCGGTGATGATGCTGATGCAATTCAAGCAAATGAAGCCAAAAATATGCCTCTTCTTATTTATGTTTCTCGTGAAAAAAGACCTTCTCAACCTCACAATTTCAAGGCCGGAGCGCTCAATGTTCTT CTACGTGTGTCGGGAGTTATAAGTAATTCGCCTTACATATTAGGTTTAGATTGTGACATGCATTGCAATGATGCAAGTTCGGCTCGGCAAGCAATGTGTTTCCACCTTGACCCCAAGATATCACCCTCTCTAGCATTTgttcaattccctcaaaattttcataacatCAGTAACAACGATATCTATGACAGTCAGCTGAGATCAGCACTTAAG GTGCTATGGAAAGGTTATGATGGGCTTGGAGGGCCGTGCGTGTGTGGTACTGGCTACTACATCAAGAGGGTGTCCTTATGTGAAAGTTCCATTAGTGAAG CCGGGGATGCAATGAAACTTAGACAATGTTTTGGTCCATCCAATGAGTTCATCAAATCCGTCCGCCAAATCAACAAGCCTGATCATATGCTCATCCAGAGAAATAATGCACAGCCAAATGAAATCCAACTACTAGCCTCTTGTGTTTATGAAGATGGCACCAAATGGGGTAAAGAG GTTGGTTTCTTATACGGTTCGGTGGTGGAAGATTACTTCACAGGGTTTCATTTGCATTGCAAAGGTTGGATTTCAGTGTATTTTGATCCAAAAAGGCCACAATTCTTGGGCAGTGGCACCAccaatttggatgattttttggTCCAAGGGACAAGATGGTCCTCTGGCTTGGTTGATGTTGCTATCTCCAAGTTTAGTCCTCTTATATATGGCCCTTTCAAAACGCGCAATTTTCTTCACAGCATGTGTTATGCAGAACTTGCCCTTTTCCCCATTTTCTATTTCTTGTCGCTCTGGGGCTTTGCTACCATTCCTCAACTCTGCCTACTCAATGGCATTCCTTTATACCCTCAG GTCTCAAATACTTATTTCATTGTATTTTCGTTCATATTCCTATCATCCCATTCTAAACATTTATACGAGGTGCTCGCAACGGGGTTAACATTTCGACATTGGGTAAATGAGCAGAGGATATGGATGATGAAGTCAGTCACATCCCATTTATATGGTAGTGTGGATGCTTTCATGAAGAAACTTGGTATGAGAGAAGCCAGTTTTTTTCCAACGAATAAAGTCGACAACGTCGAACAACTCAAGCGTTACAATATGGGAGTATTTGATTTCCAAACATCACTACTATTTCTTGCTCCAATGGTTGCCCTAGTCATCTTGAACATGGCATCGTTTGCTGTGGGGGTTGCTAGAGGGATCTTTGTGGGGGAGTTGGACAAGATGTTCATACAAGTTTTCATATCCTTCTATGTCATAGTAATGAACTACCCTATCATTGAAGGAATGCTTATAAGGAAGGACAAGGGAAGCATTCCACTATCTGTTACCCTAGTATCTGCCTTAGTTTCcctcattttctatttttttggtTCTATTATTTTCATGTAG
- the LOC126607299 gene encoding uncharacterized protein LOC126607299 gives MGTASEIVAKLKLNPHPEGGFYFETFRDTSIALPLCQLPPDYKVERPVSSSIYFLLPSGSVSRLHRIPMAETWHFYLGEPIMVVELGEDGKVKLTCLGPDLGADQQPQYTVPPNVWFGSFPTKDYSISPEGALLKAAPRDAETHYSLVGCTCAPAFQFQDFELAKRSDLLPLFPGYEALITLLTFPEEA, from the exons ATGGGAACTGCATCAGAGATTGTAGCTAAACTGAAACTGAATCCCCACCCTGAAGGTGGCTTTTATTTCGAAACTTTCAGAGATACTTCCATTGCCCTGCCATTGTGTCAGCTTCCCCCTGACT ACAAGGTTGAGCGCCCTGTGAGTTCATCTATCTACTTCTTGCTGCCGTCTGGGAGTGTATCTCGCCTTCATCGTATACCAATGGCAGAAACCTGGCATTTTTATCTCGGAGAACCCATTATG GTCGTGGAGTTGGGGGAAGATGGGAAAGTCAAGTTAACCTGCCTCGGACCCGATTTGGGAGCGGATCAGCAACCCCAGTACACAGTGCCTCCAAATGTATGGTTTGGTTCCTTCCCAACAAAGGACTACAGCATTTCACCAGAAGGGGCATTGCTCAAAGCTGCTCCAAGGGATGCCGAGACTCACTACTCTCTCGTGGGGTGTACTTGTGCACCTGCCTTTCAGTTCCAGGATTTCGAGTTGGCAAAACGCTCcgatcttcttcctctttttcctGGTTACGAGGCTCTCATAACGCTGCTTACTTTCCCTGAAGAAGCATAA
- the LOC126607317 gene encoding pollen receptor-like kinase 3 encodes MAAVPSFLFLLIFLSSSPHLSLSLSQEQDALLKLKRSLSPADNPLDNWDPNTSPCNDKWAGIVCNEDVITGLHFANMGLSGNIDVDALKDIPTLRTINLMNNKFSGPIPDFHKLGVLKSLFLAGNDFSGEIPKDYFSHLTSLKKIYLNGNNFTGKIPESLTQLTKLEELHLESNQFTGPIPKLKPGVLNSLDFSNNKLQGPIPETLSKFDSKAFDGNEGLCGGPLKSSCKPPPTPSSPPPKSPSKSPPESPSTSPPSIPKKKEEDRKSKTIIIVISVIVGIMVLLLLFVLLTKKRRKREDDFNVLGKEQIVDGHRNVQEKVVEVHIPSTTNRSVGSTNESNRSVEVNQSNSRKGGGDSKKGSSQGKNGMNELLMVNEEKGTFGLPDLMKAAAEVLGNGGLGSAYKAVMSNGFSVVVKRMREMNRLGRDGFDAEMRRFGRLSHKNILTPLAYHYRREEKLLISEYIPKGSLLYVLHGDRGISYSELNWPTRLKIVQGIACGMGFIHTEFASYDLPHGNLKSSNILLKEDYEPVLNDYALHPLINPSNAAQSMFAFRTPEYIESQQVSPKADVYCLGIVILEILTGKFPSQYLSNGKGGTDVVQWVQSAMADQREQELLDPEIASETDSVDQMLQLLMVGADCTKSEPEQRLDLSEAIRRIEEVQA; translated from the exons ATGGCCGCTGTTCCCTcgttcctcttcctcctcatctTCCTCTCCTCCTCCCCTCACCTCTCCCTCTCCTTGTCACAAGAACAAGATGCTCTCTTGAAGCTCAAGAGATCTCTCTCTCCAGCAGATAATCCGTTGGACAACTGGGACCCGAACACCTCCCCATGTAACGACAAATGGGCTGGGATTGTCTGCAACGAAGATGTCATCACCGGTCTCCATTTCGCCAACATGGGTCTCTCCGGAAATATTGACGTTGATGCATTAAAAGACATTCCTACCCTGAGAACCATTAATCTCATGAACAACAAATTCTCAGGtccaattccagatttccaCAAGCTTGGTGTCTTGAAATCCTTGTTTTTGGCGGGAAATGACTTCTCCGGCGAAATCCCAAAAGACTACTTTTCCCATTTGACGTCGTTGAAGAAAATTTACCTTAACGGTAACAATTTCACAGGAAAAATCCCAGAGTCATTGACCCAATTGACCAAGCTAGAAGAACTTCATTTGGAGAGCAACCAATTCACAGGCCCTATACCAAAATTAAAACCAGGAGTATTGAACTCCCTTGACTTTTCAAACAACAAGTTACAAGGTCCAATCCCGGAAACCCTGTCGAAATTTGACTCCAAGGCGTTCGATGGAAACGAAGGACTATGTGGCGGGCCACTCAAGTCATCATGCAAGCCGCCTCCAACACCGTCATCTCCTCCGCCAAAATCCCCATCAAAGTCTCCGCCAGAATCCCCATCAACATCGCCGCCCTCGATtccaaagaagaaggaggaagataGAAAATCAAAAACCATCATCATAGTCATCAGCGTCATTGTCGGTATCATGGTTCTGCTCCTGCTTTTCGTGCTGCTCACGAAGAAGAGGCGAAAACGGGAGGACGATTTCAACGTGCTCGGCAAGGAACAGATCGTGGATGGCCATCGTAATGTACAGGAGAAGGTGGTTGAAGTTCATATTCCAAGCACAACAAATCGCAGCGTGGGAAGTACAAATGAGTCGAATCGTAGCGTGGAGGTCAACCAAAGCAATAGCAGAAAAGGTGGCGGGGACTCGAAAAAGGGATCGAGTCAGGGGAAAAACGGCATGAACGAGCTTTTGATGGTGAACGAGgaaaagggtacatttggaTTGCCGGATTTGATGAAGGCGGCAGCAGAGGTTTTGGGGAATGGAGGGTTGGGATCAGCTTATAAGGCGGTGATGTCTAATGGGTTTTCTGTGGTGGTGAAGAGGATGAGGGAGATGAATAGGTTGGGGAGAGATGGGTTTGATGCTGAAATGAGAAGGTTTGGAAGATTAAGCCACAAGAACATCTTGACTCCTTTGGCTTACCATTATAGGAGAGAGGAGAAGCTGTTGATCTCAGAATACATTCCTAAGGGCAGCTTGCTATACGTTTTGCATG GTGATCGCGGAATTTCTTATTCGGAGCTGAACTGGCCTACCCGTCTGAAGATTGTCCAAGGAATTGCATGTGGAATGGGATTCATCCACACAGAGTTTGCATCCTATGACCTGCCCCATGGAAACCTAAAGTCCAGCAACATTCTACTAAAAGAAGACTATGAGCCCGTCCTCAATGACTATGCCTTACATCCTCTCATAAACCCTAGCAATGCTGCACAATCCATGTTTGCTTTTAGGACCCCAGAGTACATAGAATCCCAGCAAGTATCTCCAAAAGCCGATGTATACTGCCTTGGGATTGTGATCCTTGAAATCCTCACCGGGAAGTTTCCATCTCAGTATCTGAGCAACGGGAAAGGCGGAACTGACGTCGTTCAGTGGGTCCAATCAGCCATGGCTGATCAAAGAGAACAAGAGTTGCTAGATCCAGAGATAGCAAGTGAGACAGACTCAGTGGATCAAATGCTGCAGCTTCTGATGGTTGGAGCTGATTGCACTAAGAGTGAGCCTGAGCAAAGGCTTGATTTAAGCGAAGCCATTAGGAGGATTGAAGAGGTACAAGCTTGA
- the LOC126607335 gene encoding cellulose synthase-like protein E2 isoform X2, which translates to MENSKLPLHLCHVHKLSNFINRTHILVHSVALVFLFSYRASFFFQHPKTKAATLPWLLVFASEVILAFEWLLSQSFRWCAVSRTVFPERLPEDDKLPPIDVFICTADPEKEPTVVVMNTVLSAMAMDYPPEKLHVYLSDDAGAAVTLNGMREAWRFAKWWLPFCKRYGIKCTAPGAYFSAGENDGDEDGGFGGSEFVQEKKHMKEKYEVFKKRVTENARIGDTRSDSRRDHSAVVEVIQETSGDDADAIQANEAKNMPLLIYVSREKRPSQPHNFKAGALNVLVLWKGYDGLGGPCVCGTGYYIKRVSLCESSISEAGDAMKLRQCFGPSNEFIKSVRQINKPDHMLIQRNNAQPNEIQLLASCVYEDGTKWGKEVGFLYGSVVEDYFTGFHLHCKGWISVYFDPKRPQFLGSGTTNLDDFLVQGTRWSSGLVDVAISKFSPLIYGPFKTRNFLHSMCYAELALFPIFYFLSLWGFATIPQLCLLNGIPLYPQVSNTYFIVFSFIFLSSHSKHLYEVLATGLTFRHWVNEQRIWMMKSVTSHLYGSVDAFMKKLGMREASFFPTNKVDNVEQLKRYNMGVFDFQTSLLFLAPMVALVILNMASFAVGVARGIFVGELDKMFIQVFISFYVIVMNYPIIEGMLIRKDKGSIPLSVTLVSALVSLIFYFFGSIIFM; encoded by the exons ATGGAGAATTCTAAGCTTCCTCTCCATCTCTGCCACGTCCACAAGCTTTCAAACTTCATCAACCGGACACATATCCTCGTCCACTCGGTTGCTCTAGTCTTCTTATTTTCCTATAGggcctctttcttcttccaacaCCCCAAAACCAAAGCCGCAACCCTACCGTGGCTTCTTGTCTTTGCCTCGGAAGTCATCCTTGCCTTCGAATGGCTCCTCAGCCAATCATTCCGATGGTGCGCAGTTTCGCGAACCGTGTTCCCAGAGAGGCTTCCGGAGGATGACAAGCTTCCGCCGATTGATGTGTTTATTTGCACCGCGGATCCGGAGAAGGAGCCAACCGTGGTGGTGATGAACACGGTGTTATCTGCCATGGCAATGGACTATCCACCGGAAAAGCTTCACGTGTATCTCTCTGATGACGCCGGTGCTGCCGTGACTTTGAATGGGATGAGAGAGGCTTGGAGGTTTGCAAAATGGTGGCTTCCGTTTTGTAAGAGGTATGGAATCAAGTGTACGGCTCCGGGGGCTTATTTCTCTGCAGGAGAGAATGATGGCGATGAGGATGGTGGTTTTGGGGGCAGTGAGTTCGTACAAGAGAAAAAGCATATGAAG GAGAAATACGAGGTGTTTAAGAAAAGAGTAACAGAAAATGCAAGGATTGGGGACACTAGGAGCGACAGTCGTCGAGATCACTCTGCAGTCGTCGAG GTAATACAAGAAACGTCCGGTGATGATGCTGATGCAATTCAAGCAAATGAAGCCAAAAATATGCCTCTTCTTATTTATGTTTCTCGTGAAAAAAGACCTTCTCAACCTCACAATTTCAAGGCCGGAGCGCTCAATGTTCTT GTGCTATGGAAAGGTTATGATGGGCTTGGAGGGCCGTGCGTGTGTGGTACTGGCTACTACATCAAGAGGGTGTCCTTATGTGAAAGTTCCATTAGTGAAG CCGGGGATGCAATGAAACTTAGACAATGTTTTGGTCCATCCAATGAGTTCATCAAATCCGTCCGCCAAATCAACAAGCCTGATCATATGCTCATCCAGAGAAATAATGCACAGCCAAATGAAATCCAACTACTAGCCTCTTGTGTTTATGAAGATGGCACCAAATGGGGTAAAGAG GTTGGTTTCTTATACGGTTCGGTGGTGGAAGATTACTTCACAGGGTTTCATTTGCATTGCAAAGGTTGGATTTCAGTGTATTTTGATCCAAAAAGGCCACAATTCTTGGGCAGTGGCACCAccaatttggatgattttttggTCCAAGGGACAAGATGGTCCTCTGGCTTGGTTGATGTTGCTATCTCCAAGTTTAGTCCTCTTATATATGGCCCTTTCAAAACGCGCAATTTTCTTCACAGCATGTGTTATGCAGAACTTGCCCTTTTCCCCATTTTCTATTTCTTGTCGCTCTGGGGCTTTGCTACCATTCCTCAACTCTGCCTACTCAATGGCATTCCTTTATACCCTCAG GTCTCAAATACTTATTTCATTGTATTTTCGTTCATATTCCTATCATCCCATTCTAAACATTTATACGAGGTGCTCGCAACGGGGTTAACATTTCGACATTGGGTAAATGAGCAGAGGATATGGATGATGAAGTCAGTCACATCCCATTTATATGGTAGTGTGGATGCTTTCATGAAGAAACTTGGTATGAGAGAAGCCAGTTTTTTTCCAACGAATAAAGTCGACAACGTCGAACAACTCAAGCGTTACAATATGGGAGTATTTGATTTCCAAACATCACTACTATTTCTTGCTCCAATGGTTGCCCTAGTCATCTTGAACATGGCATCGTTTGCTGTGGGGGTTGCTAGAGGGATCTTTGTGGGGGAGTTGGACAAGATGTTCATACAAGTTTTCATATCCTTCTATGTCATAGTAATGAACTACCCTATCATTGAAGGAATGCTTATAAGGAAGGACAAGGGAAGCATTCCACTATCTGTTACCCTAGTATCTGCCTTAGTTTCcctcattttctatttttttggtTCTATTATTTTCATGTAG
- the LOC126607326 gene encoding photosystem I chlorophyll a/b-binding protein 6, chloroplastic: MALAIASSAISSIIPTREVPWKFSSGKVVTTCLLGRTTAATRLHATKGGVSSVCEPLPPDRPLWFPGSSPPEWLDGSLPGDFGFDPLGLGSDPELLKWNAQAELMHGRWAMLAVAGILIPEWLERLGFIENFSWFEAGEREYFADPTTLFVVQLALMGWVEGRRWADIINPGSVDIEPKFPNKKNPKPDVGYPGGLWFDPMMWGRGSPEPVMVLRTKEIKNGRLAMLAFVGFLFQALYTGKDPIDNLMAHIADPGHCNVFSAFTSQYRS; encoded by the exons ATGGCCTTGGCCATTGCCTCTTCTGCAATTTCAAGCATTATTCCAACCAG GGAAGTGCCTTGGAAATTTTCCTCTGGAAAAGTAGTCACAACATGCTTGCTGGGAAGAACAACCGCAGCCACCCGTTTACATGCAACAAAAGGAGGAGTCTCAAGTGTATGTGAACCACTTCCTCCAGATAGGCCATTGTGGTTCCCTGGCAGCTCACCTCCTGAATGGCTTGATGGCag CCTTCCTGGTGATTTTGGCTTTGACCCCCTTGGATTAG GGTCTGATCCAGAATTACTAAAATGGAATGCACAAGCTGAGCTGATGCATGGCAGATGGGCAATGCTGGCAGTGGCTGGAATTCTAATTCCAGAGTGGCTTGAAAGATTAGGGTTCATAGAGAACTTCTCATGGTTTGAGgctggagagagagagtactTTGCAGACCCAACAACCTTGTTTGTGGTACAATTAGCATTAATGGGGTGGGTTGAGGGAAGGAGATGGGCTGACATAATTAACCCTGGAAGTGTTGACATTGAGCCTAAGTTTCCCAACAAAAAGAACCCTAAACCTGATGTAGGGTACCCCGGTGGGCTCTGGTTTGATCCCATGATGTGGGGAAGAGGGTCTCCTGAGCCTGTCATGGTTTTGAGAACAAAGGAGATTAAAAACGGGCGTCTTGCGATGCTCGCTTTCGTAGGGTTCTTGTTTCAAGCCCTTTATACAGGGAAAGATCCCATTGACAATTTGATGGCTCATATTGCAGATCCTGGCCACTGCAACGTATTTTCG GCTTTCACTTCTCAGTATCGAAGCTGA